A genomic window from Bradyrhizobium lupini includes:
- a CDS encoding LysR family transcriptional regulator, protein MIATLDIATVQAFLLVADLQSFTRTAEALGTTQAAVSLKLQRLETLLGKRLVERSPRAVRLTADGATFLERARALIAAHDRALSGEASVAQSLSLGISDHAAGPELVPLLERLHAMSSNLTLAVIIGFSREMQEAYDAGRLDAVIVRQEGSRRGGETLAEDEFGWFASRRFTVPKGQPLPLATLAPPCGVRAIAVRALDKAGLKWRERFVGGGVTAVVAAALAGLAIAPLARRIAPAGLVDVGPAHKLPKLGSSKVMLHSKVSDPAKLGALRAVAATFRSVAAV, encoded by the coding sequence ATGATAGCAACGCTCGACATCGCCACCGTCCAGGCCTTCCTGCTGGTCGCCGACCTCCAGAGTTTCACGCGGACCGCCGAAGCGCTCGGCACGACCCAGGCGGCTGTCAGCCTCAAGCTGCAACGGCTGGAGACGCTGCTGGGAAAACGTCTCGTCGAGCGCTCGCCGCGCGCGGTCCGGCTCACGGCAGACGGCGCGACGTTCCTGGAGCGCGCCCGCGCGCTGATCGCGGCGCATGACCGCGCGCTATCGGGCGAGGCCTCGGTCGCGCAGTCGCTCTCGCTCGGCATCTCCGACCATGCTGCGGGGCCGGAGCTGGTACCCCTGCTCGAACGCCTGCATGCGATGTCGTCGAACCTCACGCTTGCCGTCATCATCGGCTTCTCGCGCGAGATGCAGGAGGCCTATGATGCGGGCCGACTGGATGCGGTGATCGTGCGCCAGGAAGGCAGCCGGCGCGGCGGAGAGACGCTGGCCGAGGACGAATTCGGCTGGTTCGCGTCACGACGCTTCACCGTGCCAAAGGGGCAGCCTTTGCCGCTCGCGACGCTCGCCCCGCCCTGCGGCGTCCGCGCCATCGCCGTGCGCGCGCTCGACAAGGCCGGCCTGAAATGGCGTGAGCGCTTCGTCGGCGGCGGCGTCACCGCCGTGGTTGCAGCCGCGCTCGCCGGACTTGCAATCGCGCCGCTGGCGCGACGGATCGCGCCGGCAGGCCTGGTCGACGTCGGCCCCGCCCACAAGCTGCCGAAACTCGGCAGCTCAAAGGTGATGCTCCATTCGAAGGTCAGCGATCCCGCAAAGCTTGGGGCGCTGCGTGCGGTGGCGGCGACGTTCCGGAGCGTGGCGGCGGTCTGA
- a CDS encoding 4-oxalocrotonate tautomerase family protein, with protein sequence MPLITVSYTTPRQSPPLKADIASAVSELTAKILHKDPEVTAIIVKSVEASDWFAGGKSLAEQKLASYWIDIHVSEGTNTKDEKAAYLAAMFQRMAGILGPLHHETYLHVDEVKGDAYGFGGLTQERRYIAGKLEVSPEKA encoded by the coding sequence ATGCCGCTGATCACCGTGTCCTACACCACCCCGCGCCAGTCGCCGCCGCTGAAGGCCGACATCGCGAGCGCCGTATCCGAGCTCACCGCAAAAATCCTGCACAAGGACCCTGAGGTCACGGCCATTATCGTGAAGTCGGTGGAGGCGAGCGACTGGTTCGCTGGCGGCAAGTCGCTCGCAGAGCAAAAGCTCGCGAGCTACTGGATCGACATTCACGTCAGCGAAGGCACCAACACCAAGGACGAGAAGGCCGCCTATCTCGCCGCGATGTTCCAGCGCATGGCCGGGATCCTGGGCCCGCTGCATCACGAGACCTATCTGCATGTCGACGAGGTCAAGGGCGACGCCTATGGCTTTGGCGGCCTGACCCAGGAGCGGCGCTACATCGCCGGCAAGCTCGAGGTTTCGCCGGAGAAGGCGTGA
- a CDS encoding DNA helicase has translation MRLSAPIYHLKRKAKRLSREVGIPLHDALDRVAATQGFSACSLLAAKAATATPANRLFPQFQPGDLVLVGARPGQGKTLMSLGLAVEAMRSGHRAAFFSLEYTEKDVLDRFRAIGVDLAGFEKLFEIDCSDAISADYVVKQMAAAPRGTVVVIDYLQLLDQRRENPDLTVQVRALKSFAHDKGLIVVFISQIDRSYDSSLKPCPDLDDVRLPNPLDLKLFDKTCFLNKDEVQFRIAS, from the coding sequence ATGAGACTGTCTGCACCCATTTATCATCTGAAACGAAAAGCGAAGCGCTTGTCCCGCGAGGTAGGCATCCCGCTGCACGATGCGCTCGACCGCGTCGCTGCGACGCAAGGCTTTTCCGCATGTAGCCTGCTCGCGGCGAAAGCGGCCACAGCGACGCCGGCCAACCGGCTTTTCCCGCAATTCCAACCGGGTGACCTGGTGCTGGTGGGCGCGCGTCCCGGCCAGGGCAAGACCCTGATGAGCCTCGGGCTTGCCGTAGAGGCGATGCGGTCGGGCCACCGCGCCGCGTTCTTCTCGCTCGAATACACCGAGAAAGACGTTCTGGATCGCTTTCGGGCGATCGGCGTGGATCTGGCGGGGTTCGAAAAACTCTTCGAGATCGATTGCTCCGACGCCATCAGTGCCGACTACGTCGTCAAGCAGATGGCCGCAGCACCGCGCGGCACGGTCGTGGTGATCGACTATCTGCAGCTGCTGGACCAGCGGCGGGAAAATCCCGACCTCACCGTTCAGGTGCGCGCGTTGAAATCATTCGCGCACGACAAGGGATTGATCGTCGTCTTCATCTCGCAGATCGACCGTTCCTATGATTCCTCGCTCAAACCCTGCCCTGACCTGGACGATGTCAGGCTGCCGAACCCGCTCGACCTGAAGCTGTTCGACAAGACCTGTTTCCTGAACAAGGACGAAGTTCAGTTTCGCATAGCGAGCTGA
- a CDS encoding FliM/FliN family flagellar motor switch protein yields the protein MPTLDKVTVDLMVVLGTTTMPIHQVLRLSRGAIIELDATEADEVKVLANNLPVASGVVLVDRNRIAVEVKQMLPRVPGTR from the coding sequence GTGCCTACTCTCGACAAAGTCACCGTGGACCTCATGGTCGTCCTCGGGACGACGACCATGCCGATCCATCAGGTATTGCGTCTTTCCCGCGGCGCCATCATCGAGCTGGACGCAACCGAGGCCGACGAGGTCAAGGTTCTGGCCAATAATTTGCCGGTCGCCTCCGGGGTCGTGCTGGTCGACCGCAACCGCATCGCGGTCGAGGTCAAGCAGATGCTGCCACGTGTCCCGGGCACACGGTAG